From Kangiella sp. TOML190, one genomic window encodes:
- a CDS encoding efflux RND transporter permease subunit, whose product MVKEYDTNSGIIAWFTRNTVAANLLMIAIFIAGFIGISKLRQQVFPDLITNSISVRVSYPSAAPQEVEEGIVVKIEENIKEIDGIEKITSYAREGSANITIEIKQGYEVSEVMDEVKVQVDTVVPQLPDSAERPVIYERKFQRDVMWVSVYGDADERTLKELANEIKDELVAKDAISTVEVNGVRPYEIGIQVTDHKLREYGLTIEEVSQAIRKSSLDLPSGTIKTTGGDILVRTKEQAYNGYDFAQIPLLTRTDGTRLFLSDIATIDDGFAEYQFISRFDGKNAVNLRVKSSLESDDLASSAAVYKYLDEKRPNLPSSIQVDAWGDGTYYLKGRLELMQNNMLAGLALVFIVLALFLRFKLAFWVAIGIPICFAGAFALMLIYPGFAMTINMITLFAFILVLGIVVDDAIIIAESSWASIEEKGHTVDSVIEGARRVALPATFGVLTTIAAFYPMLNVSGAFSNAMASIGLIVMFCLIFSLIESKLILPAHLAHMKLNKPEDTKNPSLRKAKLFFAGIRRKVAAFLDRFVKNVYAPKLKSLIGVRGLVILSFICLFLISTAGFIGAGWVKAELFPNIPNDGTFVEIKMAEGSTAEKTIEAVEFVESKLIELDKEVTEEYGKPIKAHSISWTNNNTAAYMWVEFHKSENLPINQFKINDLWRDKIGQVPGVKEVSFGGGGGPGGGGVGYRLIGDNMEELRLVSEEIKTKLSTYEGVYDISDSLSGGKEEIIIKLKPAATNLGLTVSDLSRQVRNAFYGAEAQRFQRDNEEIKVFVRYPLSERRSLGNLENMPVRTQNGDYVTFNDVATFTIAEGFSGISRIDGVRANRLSADVSPEAPISSNDIDAAIKKDFLPNLLAKYPSVKLVPGGPSKNQQTLVGELVGGFLIGMALIFILLAIPLKSYVKPLVVMSAIPFGMIGAMVGHLLMGISLSMFSFFGIIALSGVVVNDSLLMVDFINRGRAEGMSRTEAAINAGTRRFRAIILTSLTTFFGLLPITLETSLQAQLVIPMAVSLGFGIVFATLITLVWIPCLYVMMGNAKDWFLKRDPKSLAKQQAALESS is encoded by the coding sequence ATGGTCAAAGAATACGATACAAACTCCGGCATCATCGCTTGGTTTACGCGCAATACGGTAGCTGCAAATTTATTGATGATAGCTATATTCATTGCTGGCTTTATCGGCATTAGCAAACTGCGTCAACAGGTGTTTCCAGACCTTATTACTAATTCTATTTCAGTACGAGTATCTTACCCCAGCGCAGCACCGCAAGAAGTCGAAGAAGGGATTGTCGTAAAGATAGAAGAGAATATTAAGGAAATTGATGGGATTGAAAAAATAACCTCTTATGCCCGCGAAGGCTCCGCGAACATTACTATCGAAATTAAGCAAGGTTACGAAGTTTCTGAGGTCATGGATGAAGTTAAGGTTCAAGTAGATACCGTTGTTCCGCAACTTCCAGACTCCGCTGAACGACCGGTTATTTATGAGCGGAAATTTCAACGTGATGTGATGTGGGTCAGCGTTTATGGTGACGCAGATGAAAGGACCTTAAAGGAACTGGCTAACGAAATCAAAGATGAGTTGGTCGCAAAAGATGCTATCAGCACCGTAGAAGTCAATGGCGTTCGACCCTACGAAATAGGCATTCAAGTTACCGATCACAAGTTGCGCGAATATGGCCTCACCATTGAAGAGGTATCTCAAGCCATACGCAAATCATCTTTAGATTTGCCAAGCGGTACGATCAAAACCACAGGCGGAGATATTTTAGTTCGAACCAAAGAACAAGCCTACAACGGATATGATTTTGCGCAAATACCTTTATTAACTCGTACTGATGGAACCAGACTATTTTTATCGGATATTGCCACTATTGATGATGGCTTTGCTGAATATCAGTTCATTTCGCGCTTTGATGGCAAAAATGCCGTCAATCTTCGAGTTAAATCCAGCTTAGAGTCCGATGATCTAGCGTCATCTGCGGCGGTCTATAAATATCTTGATGAAAAGCGCCCAAACCTGCCCTCTTCTATCCAAGTGGATGCTTGGGGAGATGGAACCTATTATTTGAAAGGCCGTTTGGAGTTAATGCAGAATAATATGCTGGCTGGATTAGCTTTGGTATTTATTGTATTGGCATTGTTTTTAAGGTTTAAGCTGGCTTTCTGGGTTGCTATCGGCATCCCAATTTGTTTCGCCGGCGCCTTTGCCTTAATGCTTATTTATCCTGGCTTCGCCATGACCATCAATATGATCACCCTGTTTGCTTTTATCCTAGTCTTAGGGATCGTAGTTGACGATGCGATTATTATTGCCGAGAGTTCTTGGGCTAGCATTGAGGAAAAAGGACATACTGTCGATAGTGTCATCGAAGGCGCTAGAAGAGTTGCATTACCCGCTACTTTTGGCGTCCTAACCACCATAGCAGCATTTTATCCCATGCTTAACGTTTCTGGCGCTTTTAGTAACGCCATGGCGTCAATTGGCTTAATCGTGATGTTCTGCTTAATCTTCTCGTTAATTGAGTCCAAGCTTATCTTGCCTGCTCACTTGGCTCATATGAAATTAAACAAACCGGAAGATACTAAAAACCCTAGTCTTCGAAAAGCCAAACTCTTTTTTGCCGGCATTCGTCGCAAAGTTGCAGCTTTTCTTGATAGGTTTGTTAAAAATGTATATGCACCCAAACTCAAGAGTTTAATTGGTGTTCGTGGTTTAGTTATTTTAAGTTTCATTTGTCTATTTTTAATTTCTACTGCTGGTTTTATTGGTGCTGGCTGGGTAAAAGCTGAACTTTTCCCTAACATTCCAAACGATGGCACCTTTGTTGAAATTAAAATGGCCGAAGGTTCAACTGCCGAAAAAACCATAGAGGCAGTAGAGTTTGTGGAAAGTAAGCTGATTGAGTTAGACAAAGAAGTTACCGAAGAGTACGGTAAACCGATCAAGGCTCACTCTATCTCTTGGACCAATAATAATACTGCGGCCTACATGTGGGTTGAGTTTCATAAATCTGAAAACCTGCCTATCAATCAGTTTAAAATTAACGATTTATGGCGCGACAAAATTGGTCAAGTCCCTGGAGTTAAAGAAGTCAGCTTTGGCGGTGGCGGTGGCCCCGGTGGTGGCGGCGTTGGTTACCGCTTGATCGGTGATAATATGGAAGAACTGCGCCTAGTTTCCGAGGAAATTAAGACCAAGCTATCCACCTATGAAGGCGTCTACGACATTAGCGATAGTCTTTCGGGTGGTAAAGAAGAAATTATCATTAAGTTAAAACCTGCTGCTACAAACTTAGGCTTAACGGTATCTGATTTATCCCGTCAAGTTAGGAATGCTTTTTATGGCGCCGAAGCGCAGCGTTTCCAGCGTGATAATGAAGAAATCAAAGTATTTGTTCGTTACCCTCTTTCCGAGCGTCGTTCTTTAGGTAATTTGGAAAATATGCCTGTAAGAACGCAAAACGGTGACTATGTAACCTTCAACGATGTAGCCACTTTTACTATCGCAGAAGGTTTCTCTGGTATTTCACGAATCGATGGTGTTAGAGCGAACCGCTTATCTGCGGATGTGAGTCCTGAGGCGCCAATATCCTCTAATGATATTGACGCAGCGATTAAAAAAGATTTTTTGCCTAACCTATTGGCCAAATATCCAAGCGTCAAACTGGTACCAGGCGGTCCTAGCAAAAATCAACAAACCTTAGTTGGTGAGTTAGTTGGTGGCTTCTTAATAGGTATGGCCTTGATCTTTATCTTATTAGCAATTCCTTTGAAGTCTTATGTAAAGCCTCTAGTGGTTATGTCTGCAATCCCCTTTGGTATGATTGGTGCCATGGTAGGACATTTACTGATGGGGATTTCTCTAAGCATGTTCTCTTTCTTTGGCATCATAGCCCTTTCAGGAGTGGTAGTGAACGACAGCCTATTAATGGTTGATTTTATCAATCGAGGTAGAGCTGAAGGAATGAGCCGTACAGAAGCTGCAATCAATGCTGGAACTCGTCGTTTTAGAGCTATTATTTTAACCTCTTTAACTACCTTCTTTGGTTTATTGCCAATTACTTTAGAAACTAGTTTACAAGCACAACTGGTGATACCAATGGCTGTCTCGCTAGGTTTTGGTATTGTCTTTGCAACGCTGATTACTCTAGTTTGGATCCCTTGTCTTTATGTGATGATGGGTAATGCTAAAGATTGGTTCTTAAAGCGTGATCCCAAAAGCTTAGCCAAACAGCAAGCTGCTTTGGAAAGCTCTTAA